In a genomic window of Demequina muriae:
- a CDS encoding ParB/RepB/Spo0J family partition protein, whose product MSKPKRGLGRGLGALIPSEPDGTDHDSPSSDGLAEENGTVSDNGSVRTPRERPHDVFFESSGTREDVDLVPVPGARFASIDPHSVTPNPRQPRDVFDADAMAELIASIKEIGVLQPIVVRPHPNGTGYELIMGERRLRATKEAGLDLIPAIVRDTVDTDMLRDALVENLHRSQLNPLEEAAAYQQLLDDFGITHEQLAERISRSRPQITNTLRLLRLPPLVQRRVAAGVLSAGHARALLGLENAEQMETLAQRIVAEGLSVRATEEAVTLGVDKPKPARGQVRAGGRTAALDELGSRLGDRFDTRVKIQLGKARGKITIDFASVEDLNRIVGVLDPQDPGVLQGGKDDA is encoded by the coding sequence GTGAGCAAGCCCAAGCGCGGCCTCGGTCGAGGTCTCGGCGCCCTGATCCCCAGCGAGCCGGACGGAACGGATCACGACAGCCCGTCGTCCGACGGCCTGGCTGAGGAGAACGGCACGGTATCGGACAACGGCAGTGTGCGAACTCCACGGGAGCGCCCGCACGACGTGTTCTTCGAGTCCAGCGGTACCCGCGAAGACGTGGACCTGGTCCCCGTGCCGGGCGCGAGGTTCGCGAGCATCGACCCTCACTCGGTCACGCCGAACCCGCGCCAGCCCCGCGACGTCTTCGACGCGGATGCCATGGCCGAGCTCATCGCGTCGATCAAGGAGATCGGCGTCCTGCAGCCGATCGTGGTGCGACCTCACCCGAACGGCACCGGCTATGAGCTCATCATGGGCGAGCGCCGTCTGCGCGCGACCAAGGAGGCCGGGCTCGACCTCATCCCGGCAATCGTGCGCGACACCGTCGACACGGACATGCTGCGCGACGCGCTGGTGGAGAACCTTCACCGCAGCCAGCTGAACCCGCTGGAAGAGGCAGCCGCCTATCAGCAACTGCTCGACGACTTCGGCATCACCCACGAGCAGCTGGCCGAACGCATCAGCCGCTCACGGCCGCAGATCACCAACACTCTGCGGCTGCTGCGGCTCCCGCCGCTCGTCCAGCGCCGCGTGGCTGCTGGTGTGCTGAGCGCGGGCCACGCTCGTGCGCTCCTGGGGCTTGAGAATGCCGAGCAGATGGAGACCCTTGCTCAGCGCATCGTCGCGGAGGGCCTGTCTGTTCGTGCGACGGAAGAGGCGGTGACGCTGGGCGTCGACAAGCCCAAGCCCGCCCGCGGCCAGGTGCGAGCCGGAGGCCGTACAGCCGCGCTCGACGAGCTCGGCTCGCGGCTGGGCGACCGCTTCGATACCCGTGTCAAGATCCAGCTGGGCAAGGCCCGAGGCAAGATCACCATCGACTTCGCGTCGGTGGAGGATCTGAACCGCATCGTCGGCGTGCTCGACCCTCAGGATCCGGGCGTCCTCCAGGGCGGCAAGGACGACGCGTGA
- the trxB gene encoding thioredoxin-disulfide reductase has translation MPQAPDHSSEGSTVSDTRTVIIVGSGPAGYTAAIYAARAGLQPLVIAGSITAGGALMNTTEVENFPGFVDGVQGPELMETLQGQAERFGAEVMFDDASELQLEGPIKTVKTALGKEFTAKAVILATGSAYRELGLDDEKRLSGKGVSWCATCDGFFFRDQEVVVVGGGDSAMEEATFLTRFASKVTVVHRRGELRASKIMADRAVNDPKIEFAWHSEVAGLEGDAKLSGVRLRDVNTGEERTVPATGLFVAIGHVPRSELVTDVVDTDAEGYVQVIGRTTATNVEGVFACGDLVDNRYRQAITAAGSGCAAALDAQHYLDALADLESNESEVPAAVVTEEAPAGVVPTTPVAATEDTFQDEVIKSDVPVIVDFWAEWCGPCRAVAPILDELAEEYAGRIKIVKVDTDANPQLAMAYGVTSIPTMNVFKGGELIRSVVGAKPKPALSALFDEVLA, from the coding sequence GTGCCGCAGGCGCCCGACCACTCAAGTGAAGGAAGCACCGTGAGCGACACCCGCACCGTCATCATCGTGGGCTCCGGCCCCGCCGGCTACACCGCCGCCATCTACGCCGCACGCGCCGGCCTGCAGCCGCTGGTCATCGCCGGTTCGATCACCGCCGGCGGCGCCCTCATGAACACCACCGAGGTCGAGAACTTCCCGGGCTTCGTGGACGGTGTGCAGGGACCTGAGCTCATGGAGACGCTGCAGGGCCAAGCGGAGCGATTCGGCGCCGAGGTGATGTTCGACGACGCCTCTGAGCTCCAGCTCGAGGGCCCCATCAAGACCGTGAAGACCGCGCTCGGCAAGGAGTTCACGGCGAAGGCCGTGATCCTCGCGACCGGCTCGGCGTACCGGGAGCTGGGGCTCGACGACGAGAAGCGACTGTCGGGCAAGGGCGTGAGCTGGTGCGCGACCTGCGACGGGTTCTTCTTCCGCGACCAGGAGGTCGTGGTCGTGGGCGGCGGCGACTCCGCGATGGAGGAGGCCACGTTCCTCACGCGATTCGCCTCGAAGGTCACCGTGGTCCACCGCCGCGGCGAGCTGCGCGCCTCCAAGATCATGGCCGACCGTGCCGTGAATGACCCCAAGATCGAGTTCGCCTGGCACTCTGAGGTCGCTGGTCTCGAGGGCGACGCGAAGCTGTCCGGCGTGCGTCTGCGCGACGTCAACACCGGCGAGGAGCGGACGGTCCCCGCGACCGGGCTGTTCGTGGCGATCGGGCACGTTCCGCGCTCCGAGCTGGTCACCGACGTCGTCGACACCGATGCCGAGGGCTACGTGCAGGTCATCGGCCGCACCACCGCGACCAACGTCGAGGGCGTGTTCGCCTGCGGCGACCTGGTCGACAACCGCTACCGCCAAGCGATCACCGCCGCCGGATCGGGCTGCGCGGCCGCCCTGGACGCCCAGCACTACCTGGACGCGCTCGCCGACCTCGAGTCGAACGAGTCCGAGGTGCCCGCCGCTGTGGTCACCGAAGAGGCTCCTGCAGGCGTGGTGCCCACGACCCCCGTCGCCGCGACCGAGGACACCTTCCAGGACGAGGTCATCAAGTCCGACGTCCCCGTCATCGTGGACTTCTGGGCGGAGTGGTGCGGCCCGTGCCGCGCCGTCGCCCCCATCCTGGACGAGCTCGCGGAGGAGTACGCGGGTCGCATCAAGATCGTCAAGGTCGACACCGATGCCAACCCGCAGCTCGCGATGGCGTACGGCGTGACGTCGATCCCCACGATGAACGTCTTCAAGGGCGGCGAGCTCATCCGCTCGGTCGTGGGCGCCAAGCCCAAGCCGGCCCTGAGCGCACTGTTCGACGAGGTGCTCGCCTAG
- the murJ gene encoding murein biosynthesis integral membrane protein MurJ, whose amino-acid sequence MTEPAEPASAGSEQPRPRHSLRRSSAIMASGTATSRVLGLVRNMLLVAAIGLNADAANAYDAANRLPNAFFAILAAGVLNAALVPQIVKALHREGGERTVDRILTIGGVITLGATIAFTVTAQAWIALYTDGWSPEMLALGTAFAYWCIPQLFFYGLYTLLGQVLNAKSQFGPFMWAPVLNNIVSIVGLLVFLAVFGPFDTANPLAPEEWTPGAIALIGGTATLGIAAQALILIVPLVRGGYRWHWRWRGPKGELTVIGRVASWALAAVAVEQVGVLLVMQVASAAATAPGADAGGEIAGNAAYFQALSLYLVPHSVITISLATAMYTAMAGHVTRGDMASLRRDLSHGLRTVGVLTVFATAAMILFAPYIVRAILITATVEEVQSVAWVMSAMVLGLVPLGATVLFKRVYFVLEEARSIFYMHIPMTIAWVGIAWAFRLWTEPRWWTVGVGLGLAMSNVVGVVLRAGGLSRRIGGLDGRRVLVLHAKAALAVLVASGVVWALMLTVPPIQDLEGVGGRIAAVAVVAGGGLILLGVYAGGLWLLRVQEARDAAQPILRRLGRG is encoded by the coding sequence GTGACTGAGCCGGCCGAACCCGCATCGGCCGGCTCCGAGCAGCCGCGCCCCCGCCACTCGCTGCGCCGATCCTCGGCCATCATGGCCTCCGGCACCGCTACGTCGCGCGTGCTCGGACTCGTGCGCAACATGCTGCTGGTCGCGGCCATCGGCCTGAACGCCGACGCGGCGAACGCGTACGACGCGGCGAACCGGCTGCCCAACGCCTTCTTCGCGATTCTCGCTGCGGGAGTGCTCAACGCCGCGCTGGTGCCACAGATCGTGAAGGCCCTTCACCGGGAGGGTGGGGAGCGCACGGTCGATCGGATTCTCACGATCGGCGGGGTCATCACCCTGGGCGCCACGATCGCGTTCACCGTCACGGCGCAGGCCTGGATCGCGTTGTACACCGACGGCTGGTCACCCGAGATGCTCGCGCTCGGCACCGCCTTCGCCTACTGGTGCATCCCTCAGCTGTTCTTCTACGGCCTCTACACGCTGCTGGGCCAGGTGCTCAACGCGAAGTCCCAGTTCGGGCCGTTCATGTGGGCGCCGGTGCTGAACAACATCGTGTCGATCGTGGGGCTGCTCGTGTTCCTCGCGGTGTTCGGGCCCTTCGACACGGCCAACCCGCTGGCTCCGGAGGAGTGGACGCCGGGCGCCATCGCGTTGATCGGCGGCACGGCCACGCTGGGCATCGCGGCGCAGGCCCTGATCCTGATCGTTCCGCTGGTGCGCGGAGGCTACCGCTGGCACTGGCGCTGGCGTGGACCCAAGGGCGAGCTCACCGTCATCGGCCGGGTCGCCAGCTGGGCGCTGGCGGCGGTGGCCGTGGAGCAGGTGGGCGTGCTGCTCGTGATGCAGGTGGCGTCCGCGGCAGCCACCGCTCCTGGGGCCGATGCGGGGGGTGAGATCGCGGGAAACGCCGCCTACTTCCAGGCGTTGTCGCTGTACCTGGTGCCGCACTCGGTGATCACCATCTCGCTTGCGACCGCGATGTACACGGCGATGGCGGGCCACGTCACGCGCGGCGACATGGCATCGCTGCGGCGCGATCTCTCACACGGCCTCAGGACCGTGGGCGTGCTGACCGTGTTCGCCACCGCCGCGATGATCCTGTTCGCGCCGTACATCGTGCGCGCCATCCTCATCACCGCGACCGTCGAGGAGGTCCAGTCGGTCGCCTGGGTGATGAGCGCGATGGTGCTCGGCCTGGTGCCGCTGGGCGCGACGGTGCTGTTCAAGCGCGTGTACTTCGTGCTCGAAGAGGCGCGGTCGATCTTCTACATGCACATCCCCATGACGATCGCGTGGGTCGGCATCGCCTGGGCGTTCCGGCTGTGGACCGAGCCCCGCTGGTGGACGGTGGGAGTCGGGCTCGGCCTCGCCATGTCCAATGTGGTGGGCGTGGTGCTGCGGGCGGGCGGCCTGAGCCGCCGCATCGGGGGCCTCGACGGCCGCCGTGTGCTCGTGCTCCACGCGAAGGCCGCGCTCGCCGTCCTGGTGGCGAGCGGCGTCGTGTGGGCGCTCATGCTGACGGTGCCGCCGATCCAGGATCTCGAGGGCGTGGGCGGCAGGATCGCCGCCGTGGCCGTGGTCGCCGGGGGCGGGCTGATCCTGCTCGGGGTGTACGCGGGCGGCCTGTGGCTGCTCCGGGTTCAGGAGGCCCGAGACGCCGCCCAACCGATCCTGCGCCGCCTCGGTCGCGGTTAG
- a CDS encoding ParA family protein — translation MTEPTTGATGLGAELSARPAARSAEDTTVSRETTDALAGLDHDEGSPLANELIATERLRRELEKSDFPRPPQTRVIAVSNQKGGVGKTTSTVNIAAALAKRGANVLVIDADPQGNASTALGVDHRSGTPSIYEVLLDDEPMANVAQRCPDLPTLWCVPATIDLAGADIEMVSIVRREFRLHGAVNDLLAGPGKKLDYVFIDCPPSLGLLTLNAMVVAHEVLIPIQCEYYALEGLTQLIKTVEMVKKHLNRDIVVSTIVLTMFDGRTNLAREVASEVRSHFPDETLEHTVPRSVRVSEAPSFGQTVITHDPHSSGAVAYTAVAREIAARGAATHRGEHQ, via the coding sequence GTGACAGAGCCCACCACTGGCGCCACTGGACTAGGCGCTGAGCTGTCGGCTCGCCCGGCGGCGCGGTCGGCGGAAGACACCACCGTTTCACGTGAAACCACCGACGCGTTGGCCGGCCTCGATCACGACGAGGGCAGCCCCCTGGCCAATGAACTGATCGCCACGGAGCGGCTGCGCCGCGAGCTCGAGAAGTCGGACTTCCCTCGCCCTCCCCAGACGCGCGTGATCGCCGTCTCGAACCAGAAGGGCGGGGTGGGCAAGACCACCTCGACCGTCAACATCGCGGCGGCTCTGGCGAAGAGGGGCGCGAACGTGTTGGTGATCGACGCGGATCCGCAGGGAAACGCCTCGACTGCACTAGGCGTCGACCACCGATCGGGGACTCCCTCGATCTACGAGGTCCTCCTCGACGACGAGCCCATGGCCAACGTCGCGCAGCGGTGCCCTGACCTGCCGACCTTGTGGTGCGTTCCTGCGACCATCGATCTTGCTGGCGCGGACATTGAGATGGTGTCGATCGTGCGACGGGAGTTCCGGCTCCACGGCGCCGTCAATGACCTCCTCGCCGGCCCCGGCAAGAAGCTCGACTATGTGTTCATCGACTGCCCACCCAGCCTCGGCCTCCTGACGCTCAACGCGATGGTGGTGGCCCATGAGGTGCTGATCCCGATTCAGTGCGAGTACTACGCGCTCGAGGGCCTGACCCAGCTGATCAAGACAGTGGAGATGGTGAAGAAGCACCTGAACCGCGACATCGTGGTGTCGACGATCGTGCTCACCATGTTCGATGGACGCACCAACCTCGCCCGCGAGGTGGCGTCGGAGGTGCGCAGCCATTTCCCCGACGAGACACTCGAGCACACCGTGCCGCGCAGCGTGCGGGTCTCTGAGGCTCCCAGTTTCGGTCAGACAGTCATCACGCACGACCCCCACTCCTCAGGCGCCGTGGCTTACACCGCGGTGGCGAGGGAGATTGCGGCTCGGGGCGCCGCCACCCATAGAGGAGAGCACCAGTGA
- a CDS encoding D-alanine--D-alanine ligase family protein — MDVLILAGGLSHERDVSLRSGRRVAEILRDRGVKVQVQDVDTRLLGTLSSLADGVVWPLLHGSSGEDGSLQALLELAGVRYVGTRSKAARVAWVKPVAKAVYGREGVLTPDFVTLPQSLFREVGAEQVMDAIVARFGLPLAVKPARGGSALGVSLVTDRSQLSRAMVHCFAYGDNAMIETAVSGTEVAVSVIGTGTDATALPPVEIVCDGPYDYDARYNAGRVQYYTPARLETADAARVTEAALTVHRVMGLRDLSRVDMILDHEGRPQVLDVNIAPGMTETSLLPQAAVADPRDIGEIYEGIVRAALV; from the coding sequence ATGGACGTGCTGATTCTGGCAGGAGGCCTGTCCCACGAGCGCGACGTGTCGCTGCGTTCGGGTCGCCGGGTCGCGGAGATCCTTCGCGACCGGGGCGTCAAGGTCCAGGTTCAGGATGTCGACACTCGCCTGTTGGGAACACTATCGTCCCTGGCAGATGGGGTGGTGTGGCCGCTTCTTCACGGTTCCTCCGGGGAGGACGGATCGCTCCAAGCACTGCTCGAGCTGGCCGGTGTGCGGTACGTGGGGACCCGCTCCAAGGCCGCCAGGGTCGCGTGGGTGAAGCCGGTCGCCAAGGCCGTCTATGGCCGCGAGGGCGTCCTCACCCCCGACTTCGTCACGCTGCCGCAGTCGCTGTTCCGTGAGGTCGGCGCCGAACAGGTGATGGACGCCATCGTGGCGAGGTTCGGCCTGCCGCTCGCGGTCAAGCCGGCTCGGGGAGGCTCGGCGCTCGGGGTGTCTCTCGTCACGGACCGTTCCCAGCTGTCCCGCGCCATGGTGCACTGCTTCGCCTACGGCGACAACGCGATGATCGAGACCGCGGTGTCGGGCACCGAGGTCGCCGTTTCGGTCATCGGCACGGGGACAGACGCCACCGCACTGCCTCCGGTGGAGATCGTCTGCGACGGCCCGTACGACTACGACGCCCGCTACAACGCGGGCAGGGTCCAGTACTACACGCCGGCCAGGCTCGAGACGGCCGATGCGGCACGCGTCACCGAGGCGGCGCTCACCGTCCATCGCGTCATGGGCCTGCGGGACCTCTCCCGCGTCGACATGATCCTGGACCACGAGGGCCGGCCACAGGTGCTCGACGTCAACATCGCGCCCGGGATGACCGAGACGTCGCTGCTGCCACAGGCGGCCGTCGCCGATCCTCGCGACATCGGGGAGATCTACGAAGGGATCGTGCGAGCCGCGCTCGTGTAA
- a CDS encoding NUDIX hydrolase — protein sequence MSHPSDPRPGATPRPPAGHSLRQRRAGQSRGEGHVLRAAQLPVSNETSAGGIAVKVEDGVALAACIGRRNRAGRLEWCLPKGHIEGVETPEEAAIREVAEETGITAEVIQAIGVIDYWFTGDDRRVHKVVHHFLLEAKGGIITTENDPDHEAEVADWIPVADLGSRLAFPNERKMAQVAAQLLAIPT from the coding sequence ATGTCCCATCCGTCCGATCCGCGCCCCGGAGCGACCCCCCGCCCCCCGGCGGGGCACTCGCTGCGCCAGCGTCGGGCCGGTCAGTCGCGGGGAGAGGGGCACGTCCTCCGGGCGGCGCAGCTGCCGGTGTCGAACGAGACGTCTGCGGGCGGCATCGCCGTGAAGGTCGAGGACGGCGTGGCGCTCGCCGCCTGCATCGGCCGGCGCAACCGCGCGGGGCGCCTCGAGTGGTGCCTGCCCAAGGGCCACATCGAAGGCGTCGAGACCCCGGAGGAGGCCGCGATCCGCGAGGTCGCGGAGGAGACCGGCATCACTGCCGAGGTGATCCAGGCCATCGGCGTGATCGATTACTGGTTCACGGGCGACGATCGCCGCGTGCACAAGGTCGTCCACCACTTCCTGCTCGAGGCCAAGGGCGGCATCATCACCACCGAGAACGATCCCGACCACGAAGCCGAAGTGGCCGACTGGATCCCCGTCGCCGACCTCGGCAGCCGACTCGCGTTCCCCAACGAACGCAAGATGGCCCAGGTGGCGGCTCAACTGCTGGCGATCCCGACGTGA
- a CDS encoding PLP-dependent aminotransferase family protein: MNAPDGPGTRLDPWFDSYAARAHAMRASEIRALFSVANRPEVVSLAGGMPYIGGLPLEEIAEMTRRLVLEQGEVALQYGSGQGDEGLREHITQVMALEGISAHPDDVVVTTGSQQALDLVTKIFIDPGDVVVAEAPSYVGALGVFRAQEADVVHVAMDADGLVPEALEATLGRLRSEGRRVKFLYTVPNYHNPGGVSLSLERRPRILEICQRYGVLVLEDNPYGLLGFDREPVPALRSMSEEGVIYLGSFSKTFAPGYRVGWAVAPHAVREKLVLASEAAILCPSNASQFAIKAYLDHADWQGQIKKFREQYRERRDAMISALEEHIPEASWNVPDGGFYVWVKLPPGLNAKSMLPRAVTERVAYVPGTAFYYDGQGADHMRLSYCYPTPERIKEGVRRLSTVVDAELETVRIFGTDEGAGGDTVEFPSPDIA; the protein is encoded by the coding sequence ATGAACGCACCCGACGGCCCCGGCACGCGACTGGACCCCTGGTTCGACTCGTATGCCGCCCGTGCCCACGCGATGCGCGCGTCGGAGATCCGGGCACTGTTCTCCGTGGCCAACAGGCCCGAGGTGGTGTCACTGGCGGGTGGCATGCCGTACATCGGCGGGCTGCCGCTCGAGGAGATCGCCGAGATGACGCGGCGGCTGGTACTCGAGCAGGGCGAGGTCGCGCTGCAGTACGGATCCGGCCAGGGCGACGAGGGTCTGCGCGAGCACATCACGCAGGTGATGGCGCTCGAGGGCATCTCTGCGCATCCGGACGATGTGGTGGTCACCACGGGCTCCCAGCAGGCTCTGGACCTGGTCACCAAGATCTTCATCGATCCGGGCGACGTTGTGGTCGCCGAGGCCCCGTCGTACGTGGGCGCGCTCGGCGTCTTCCGCGCGCAGGAGGCAGACGTGGTGCATGTCGCCATGGATGCCGACGGGCTGGTCCCCGAGGCCCTCGAGGCGACGCTTGGCCGGCTGCGCTCCGAGGGTCGGAGGGTCAAGTTCCTCTACACGGTGCCGAACTATCACAACCCCGGTGGGGTGAGCCTGTCGCTCGAGCGACGTCCGCGCATCCTCGAGATCTGCCAGCGCTATGGCGTGCTGGTGCTCGAGGACAACCCCTACGGCCTGCTCGGGTTCGACCGCGAGCCGGTGCCCGCCCTGCGCTCGATGAGCGAGGAAGGCGTCATCTACCTGGGGTCATTCTCCAAGACGTTCGCTCCCGGCTACCGCGTCGGGTGGGCGGTGGCGCCGCACGCCGTGCGCGAGAAGCTGGTGCTCGCGTCCGAGGCCGCGATCCTGTGCCCCTCGAATGCCTCCCAGTTCGCGATCAAGGCGTACCTCGACCACGCCGACTGGCAGGGTCAGATCAAGAAGTTCCGCGAGCAGTACCGCGAGCGTCGCGACGCCATGATCTCGGCTCTCGAGGAGCACATCCCCGAGGCGTCGTGGAACGTTCCTGACGGCGGATTCTACGTCTGGGTCAAGCTTCCTCCGGGCCTGAACGCGAAGTCGATGCTTCCGCGCGCGGTCACCGAGCGCGTCGCGTACGTGCCCGGCACGGCGTTCTACTACGACGGCCAGGGCGCCGACCACATGCGGCTGTCCTATTGCTACCCCACGCCTGAACGCATCAAGGAAGGCGTGCGACGCCTGTCCACCGTGGTGGACGCCGAGCTCGAGACCGTCCGCATCTTCGGAACCGATGAGGGCGCGGGCGGCGACACCGTCGAGTTCCCGTCGCCCGACATCGCATGA
- the rsmG gene encoding 16S rRNA (guanine(527)-N(7))-methyltransferase RsmG: MRDFFGEAYPRVERFALMLADQGVLRGLIGPRELTRLWERHILNSAAVAPFLGQGTIVDVGSGAGLPGLVIAAMLPERRVVLVEPMERRTTWLFEAAEHCGIENVTVVRGRAEEVQDVVEADVITARAVAPIDKLVKWCAPLLADGGEMALLKGQSAPEELERAKYVLRKFGFVGSVESAPTLPDLAPTTVVRLQRTM; the protein is encoded by the coding sequence GTGCGTGACTTCTTCGGCGAGGCCTACCCTCGGGTCGAGCGCTTCGCTCTCATGCTCGCAGACCAAGGCGTGCTGCGTGGGCTCATCGGCCCGCGCGAGCTGACGCGGCTCTGGGAGAGACACATCCTCAACTCCGCGGCCGTCGCGCCCTTCCTCGGCCAGGGGACCATCGTCGATGTGGGCTCCGGCGCCGGACTCCCGGGGCTCGTGATCGCGGCGATGCTGCCCGAGCGGAGGGTGGTCCTCGTCGAGCCCATGGAGCGCCGCACGACCTGGCTCTTCGAGGCGGCCGAGCACTGTGGGATTGAGAACGTCACTGTGGTGCGGGGACGGGCCGAAGAGGTCCAGGACGTGGTCGAGGCCGACGTCATCACGGCGCGTGCGGTCGCTCCCATCGACAAGCTGGTCAAGTGGTGTGCACCGTTGCTCGCGGACGGCGGCGAGATGGCCCTCCTGAAGGGCCAGAGCGCGCCAGAGGAACTGGAGCGCGCCAAGTACGTCTTGCGCAAGTTCGGCTTCGTGGGGTCGGTCGAGTCGGCGCCGACCCTTCCAGATCTCGCCCCCACGACGGTCGTCAGGCTTCAGCGCACCATGTGA
- a CDS encoding DUF6049 family protein: protein MSRIVAALAASLVLLTAAGPAAVGAEVPDPTPSASSSADARTPELRDQTGMLTARLVDLASPALDPSARLSATITATNRGALPVDGVVLELALTDQPLRDRDALDAFLDDPSAFSSRLAAQQPEPPVETSAETTASTPADLLGAVGDEDDAAAEPEPEGVTIAAGASRTITVGATPTELGLPAGRWGVYGAVLTLMTADGAIAVDAVPLTWQGTAVPELTLTTLSTAAGTANRVATHLGASNVAGVTTAVDPAPVTNAMAFDSGLVERETWRLASGSPDLTSLAHAGETTLMDLALSMPAGTNLASIGTAPWLAVPSGIDASSTRAATELGAGAVLALPEAEGFEALEEQADAAVAQAGDALVLVPDARLSEAITEYRPGTEAARARVLAESALLADEADGAPVLAVIDDSWRPGSSTPSGTLESLMTAPWVDPLPVSGLLETDAADVTLPTTVATDADLDAADVAALAGALERLTTLSSATTSPSTALADWGTDLLQGASVTYRGDPGLRDAAVSAALARVDATLASLRIAESSDLNLLAESGEIPVTIVNGLDHDVAVRVDLTSFSPNLQVLATPTITVPAGAEGASLVPVEAVSSANVRVAVVLRSTEGLPASEAQTFAVRVRADWGNAATAVFSVLLVLLLVAGLVRTARRGRRDTRAEPAPAPATEPDSETENVPFEDDDEASDDVKPSAEGDEPAAEGDDPGEPDEDAPQVDRGTGRD, encoded by the coding sequence GTGAGCAGAATCGTCGCCGCACTCGCGGCGAGCCTCGTCCTGCTCACCGCCGCCGGCCCGGCCGCGGTGGGTGCGGAGGTCCCCGACCCCACGCCCTCGGCGTCCTCGTCGGCCGATGCGCGGACTCCCGAGCTCCGCGATCAGACAGGAATGCTGACGGCACGGCTGGTGGACCTCGCCTCCCCGGCCTTGGACCCCTCGGCGCGCCTGAGCGCGACGATCACCGCCACGAACCGTGGCGCCCTGCCCGTCGACGGGGTGGTGCTCGAGCTCGCGCTCACCGACCAGCCGCTGCGAGACCGCGACGCGCTCGACGCCTTCCTCGACGACCCGTCCGCCTTCTCCTCCCGGCTCGCAGCGCAGCAGCCCGAACCACCGGTGGAGACGTCTGCCGAGACCACAGCATCCACCCCGGCGGACCTGCTGGGCGCCGTCGGCGACGAGGACGACGCTGCGGCCGAGCCCGAACCGGAGGGCGTGACCATCGCTGCGGGAGCCTCTCGGACCATCACCGTCGGCGCCACCCCCACCGAGCTCGGACTGCCCGCCGGTCGCTGGGGCGTCTATGGCGCCGTGCTCACGCTGATGACGGCGGATGGCGCGATCGCCGTCGACGCCGTCCCCCTCACCTGGCAGGGAACAGCGGTGCCGGAGCTCACGCTCACGACGCTGTCGACCGCTGCCGGCACGGCGAACCGGGTGGCCACCCACCTCGGTGCCTCCAACGTCGCAGGCGTCACGACCGCCGTCGACCCCGCTCCCGTCACCAACGCGATGGCCTTTGACTCCGGACTGGTCGAGCGAGAGACGTGGCGCCTCGCGAGCGGATCTCCTGACCTCACGTCTCTGGCGCACGCAGGCGAGACCACCCTCATGGACCTGGCGCTCTCGATGCCCGCAGGGACCAATCTGGCGAGCATCGGGACCGCGCCATGGCTCGCCGTCCCCTCGGGGATCGACGCGTCCAGCACGAGGGCGGCCACCGAGCTCGGCGCCGGCGCCGTCCTCGCCCTGCCCGAGGCCGAAGGCTTCGAGGCTCTCGAAGAGCAGGCCGATGCGGCGGTCGCCCAGGCGGGCGACGCCCTGGTGCTGGTGCCGGATGCGCGCCTCAGCGAGGCGATCACCGAATACCGTCCCGGCACCGAGGCCGCACGCGCGCGAGTCCTCGCCGAGTCGGCTCTGCTCGCCGACGAGGCCGACGGCGCGCCGGTGCTGGCCGTGATTGACGATTCGTGGCGCCCGGGATCCTCGACCCCGTCCGGCACCCTCGAGTCGCTCATGACGGCGCCGTGGGTGGACCCGCTCCCCGTGTCAGGGCTGCTGGAGACGGACGCCGCCGATGTGACCCTTCCGACCACCGTGGCGACGGACGCCGACCTTGACGCCGCAGACGTGGCGGCGCTGGCAGGGGCGCTCGAGAGGCTCACCACACTTTCTTCCGCCACCACCTCCCCGTCCACGGCGCTCGCCGACTGGGGGACGGACCTGCTCCAAGGCGCCTCGGTCACGTACCGGGGCGATCCCGGGCTCCGCGACGCCGCCGTGAGCGCCGCGCTCGCGCGCGTCGACGCCACGCTGGCTTCGCTGCGGATCGCCGAGAGCTCCGACCTGAACCTGCTGGCAGAGTCGGGGGAGATTCCCGTCACCATCGTCAATGGTCTGGATCACGACGTCGCCGTGCGCGTCGACCTCACGAGCTTCTCCCCCAACCTCCAGGTGCTGGCGACCCCCACGATCACCGTGCCTGCCGGAGCCGAAGGCGCCTCGCTCGTTCCGGTCGAGGCCGTGTCCAGCGCCAACGTGAGGGTGGCAGTCGTACTGCGCAGCACGGAGGGCCTGCCGGCCAGCGAGGCGCAGACGTTCGCGGTCCGCGTGCGTGCGGACTGGGGCAACGCCGCCACCGCCGTGTTCTCGGTGCTGCTGGTGCTGCTGCTCGTCGCCGGGCTGGTGAGGACTGCCAGACGGGGCCGGAGGGACACTCGCGCCGAGCCCGCTCCGGCTCCCGCCACGGAGCCCGACAGCGAGACCGAGAACGTCCCCTTTGAGGACGACGACGAGGCCAGCGACGACGTCAAGCCTTCGGCCGAGGGCGACGAGCCCGCCGCCGAAGGTGACGATCCCGGCGAGCCGGACGAGGACGCCCCGCAGGTCGATCGCGGGACCGGACGTGACTGA